The following proteins are co-located in the Bradyrhizobium sp. AZCC 2176 genome:
- the ntrB gene encoding nitrate ABC transporter permease, with product MTFSLRFRAAVVSIVLFAAFLGIWHLATRPTAAATNMSPEYAKLMGLTATQGKSAMPGPADVGAKLWEHLRQPFYDNGPNDKGLGIQLGYSIARVGLGYFLAVIVAIPLGFLIGMSPLISKALDPFIQVLKPISPLAWMPLALYTIKDSSISAIFVIFICSVWPMLLNTAFGVAAVRKEWINVARTLEVGTVRRAFTVILPAAAPTILTGMRISIGIAWLVIVAAEMLVGGTGIGYFVWNEWNNLSITNVIIAILLIGIVGMLLDQILARFTRMVTFPE from the coding sequence ATGACCTTTTCCCTTCGCTTCCGCGCAGCCGTCGTCTCGATCGTGCTGTTCGCCGCGTTCCTCGGCATCTGGCATCTCGCCACGCGCCCGACCGCGGCCGCCACCAACATGTCACCGGAATACGCCAAGCTGATGGGGCTGACGGCAACCCAGGGCAAGTCGGCGATGCCGGGTCCGGCAGATGTCGGCGCCAAATTGTGGGAGCATCTCAGGCAGCCGTTCTATGACAACGGGCCGAACGACAAGGGCCTCGGCATCCAGCTCGGCTACTCCATCGCCCGCGTCGGCCTCGGCTATTTTCTCGCCGTCATTGTCGCCATTCCGCTCGGCTTCCTGATCGGGATGTCGCCCTTGATCAGCAAGGCGCTCGATCCGTTCATCCAGGTCTTGAAGCCGATTTCGCCGCTCGCCTGGATGCCGCTGGCGCTCTACACCATCAAGGATTCCTCGATCTCGGCGATTTTTGTCATTTTCATCTGCTCGGTGTGGCCGATGCTGCTCAACACCGCGTTCGGCGTCGCCGCGGTGCGCAAGGAGTGGATCAACGTCGCGCGCACGCTGGAAGTCGGCACCGTCAGGCGCGCCTTCACGGTGATCCTGCCGGCCGCGGCGCCGACGATTCTCACCGGCATGCGGATTTCGATCGGCATCGCCTGGCTGGTGATCGTAGCGGCCGAGATGCTGGTCGGCGGTACCGGCATCGGCTACTTCGTCTGGAACGAGTGGAACAACCTATCGATCACCAACGTCATCATCGCGATTCTGCTGATCGGAATCGTCGGCATGCTGCTCGACCAGATCCTGGCGCGCTTCACGCGCATGGTCACGTTTCCGGAATAG